Below is a window of Campylobacter canadensis DNA.
CTACTACACCCAAGCAAACACCATCTTTATGGATAATTCTTAAAGCTTCCATTCTATCAATTATATTTACATTATGTTTTATAGCTTCATTTGCAACACCAAAAATCATACAATGCCCTGTTGCATCAGCAATATAACAGGTTCTCCATTTTTTAGTACCACCAAAATCTCTTGCATTTATTAAACCATGTGCTTCTTCTTTTTCTTCAATTGTTACTTTTTGTGCGTTTATAACAACATTTCTAGGACCTTTTGTAATTCTAGTCCAAGGCACACCCCAACTAGCAAGCTCACGAACAGCCTTTGGTGCAGTCTGTGCAAACATACGAGCAACTTCTTGGTCGCAGCCCCAATCGCTACCTTTTACGGTATCTGCAAAGTGTAAGTCTTCATTATCGCCTTCACCTTTATTACCATTTGCAAGACTTGCTTGCATACCACCTTGAACAGCAGCAGAGTGCGAACGCTTAACTGGACAAATACTTAACAAAGTTACACTTTGACCGCTTTTTGCAACCTCTACCGCACTTCTAAGCCCTGCTAAACCACCACCTATTATTAAAGCGTCTTGGAATTTAACATTCATTCTTAGCTCCTTATTTAATTATTATATTTATACTATTTAGACTATTTTGCAAATCAAAACCATATTTTATAAATACTGCTAAATTCGCTAAGCCTAAAACAATAAAAAATATTGAAATAACCCATTTTGCGGTTTTTAATTTTTTACGAACAGCTCTACTTGATGTAAGAGTATTACCATCAAACCATCCCCACTTAACGCACAATCTGTATAAGCCTATACCACCGTGTAGTTCAACTGCAAATAATAAAACTAAATAAAATACCCACATATTATGATATACAATTCTAGTTGAAGAACCAACCGCACCAATAGAATCAGGGAAAAATAACATCATTCCTAAATGTATTGAACCTAAAAAAAACATTACAAAACCTGTTCCTGCTTGAACTAACCATAATGTTGTATCTTCGTGTTTTATTAAACAGGAATGTTCTTTTGCGATTTGATATTGACGATAAGTTATTGGTAGTTTTCTCATACCTAAAGCTGCGTGAATAAAAAAGATAACTAAAATAACAAATACTAAGAATGAAACTATTCCTGGCTTTGGAGTATCAAAAATAGCCGAACCTTCAAAAAATCTAGCTGTTTTGTCAAAAAATTCTGGGCTTATTAAAACAGTAGATACAAAAAGCATATGCCCCCACATAAATAAGCCTAAAATTAAACCTGTTGCACTTTGAAAAAAATCAAGCCTTGCTGGAAGTCGTGATTTTTTACCATCAACCCTTTTGCCTAAAAAATTCTCTATTTTACTAGACACGAGCACTCCTTTTTTAAAAATTTAAACTAAATCTACCTTTAAAAGATTAATTAATACTTAATTTTTTAAATTAATTTTATCGGTATAAAAAATATTTTTTACTCTTATGCCTAGATATATGTATTTTATCAAGTATATGCCTATTTTGATATTTTTTGAAAAAGTGTTACAAATTTTCACATTTAATAAAATAATTAAAAATTAAAATTTAATAATTAAATATTTAAATTAAATATAAATATTAAATATTAAATTAATATTGTTTTTTAATGAATTTTTTATCTATGTATCCTAAATCTACAAGCTTATTAAAAATATCTTTTGCAATCGGACCTGCAGTTGCTCCACCGTGCATTCCATGCTCAACTAATACAACCACTGCATATTTTGGTTCTTCATAAGGTCCATAAGCATTAATCCAAGCGTGCGAGCGAGTGTAGTATTCCATATTTTCTTCTTGCATTCTTTTCTTTTCATTTTGAGAAATTCCAACAACTTGTGCTGTACCTGTTTTTGCTGCAATATTAATTTTAATACCTTGAGTTGGTTTATAAGCTGTACCTCTTATATTATTTGCTACTTCATACATTGCTTCTCTTATATATTTTAAATGTTGTTTTTGCAAAGGTGTAAAAATATCTTTTTTTTCAAATTCTTGTTTTACTCCAGCAATACTATCTATAAAATGTGGTTTGATTGAATATCCGCTAGCAATTTTTGCTGTATAAAGTGCAACTTGCATAGGTGTTGCTAAAAAATCTCCTTGCCCTATGCTTGTAATTAAGGTTTCTCCTTGATACCAAGGCTTTTTAAATCTTGCTTGCTTCCATACTCTATTTGGTAAAATTCCTACACTTTCAAGTGGTAAATCAACGCCTGTTTTTTTACCAAAACCTAGCTCTGAAAGGGTTTTAGAAATATCAGCTATTCCTACTTTTAATGAGCCTTTATAAAAATAATCATCACAGCTTGAACGAATTGCTGTTTTTAGGTTCATAACTCCGTGCCCCCATATATTATGACAACGAAATTTTCTACCTCCAAACTCAAAACTTCCTGTGCAAGTAAATGTAGTATTTACATCTATTTTACCACTATCTAAAAAAGCAAGTCCTACGCCCATTTTTACAACAGAACCTGGCGGATATTTACCATTTACTAATTTATTTGTAAAAGGGTGGTCTAAATCTTGTATCATTTTATCCCATTCTCGTTGAGTAATTCCTGTTACAAAAGGATTTAGATTGTATTCAGGATAAGAACCTGCTGCTAAAATTGAACCATCATTAACATCCATTACAACAACCGCTCCGCTTAAACCTTTAAATAACTTATCTAAATATTCTTGCATTCTAATATCTATACTTAAAGTAATATCATTGTTCATAATTGGCTTTGTGTT
It encodes the following:
- a CDS encoding fumarate reductase cytochrome b subunit, with the protein product MSSKIENFLGKRVDGKKSRLPARLDFFQSATGLILGLFMWGHMLFVSTVLISPEFFDKTARFFEGSAIFDTPKPGIVSFLVFVILVIFFIHAALGMRKLPITYRQYQIAKEHSCLIKHEDTTLWLVQAGTGFVMFFLGSIHLGMMLFFPDSIGAVGSSTRIVYHNMWVFYLVLLFAVELHGGIGLYRLCVKWGWFDGNTLTSSRAVRKKLKTAKWVISIFFIVLGLANLAVFIKYGFDLQNSLNSINIIIK
- the mrdA gene encoding penicillin-binding protein 2 encodes the protein MRFKIVISIISLFIIFLLLRVYYLSVVSNDYYEELSKKNSLKIQNIAPTRGIISDINNTPLAVNELGFKILLRPHLSKKKLQDALLRVNSCLKNIDIAKLTKIYDRENSYYNQDDIEIIDYVEYKNILSCFFFLNIDEDISIEHSLKRLYPYNSLASHVIGYVGKANTEDMLKNDAIKVSKKLGKTGIEKYYDEILQGTPGKKITKVNSLNQEVEIIDNTKPIMNNDITLSIDIRMQEYLDKLFKGLSGAVVVMDVNDGSILAAGSYPEYNLNPFVTGITQREWDKMIQDLDHPFTNKLVNGKYPPGSVVKMGVGLAFLDSGKIDVNTTFTCTGSFEFGGRKFRCHNIWGHGVMNLKTAIRSSCDDYFYKGSLKVGIADISKTLSELGFGKKTGVDLPLESVGILPNRVWKQARFKKPWYQGETLITSIGQGDFLATPMQVALYTAKIASGYSIKPHFIDSIAGVKQEFEKKDIFTPLQKQHLKYIREAMYEVANNIRGTAYKPTQGIKINIAAKTGTAQVVGISQNEKKRMQEENMEYYTRSHAWINAYGPYEEPKYAVVVLVEHGMHGGATAGPIAKDIFNKLVDLGYIDKKFIKKQY